Genomic window (Acidobacteriota bacterium):
CCTGGCCGGGGCCGGCAGCTGCGGGGCGGCCGGCAAGGGCCGGACGGCGGCCGCCGTCAGGGCGACGGCCAGGACAAGGACCAGGGCCGCGCGGCTGAAGCGTCTCATTTCGCACCTCCCTCGGGAACGAGCCGGCCGACGGTCTTGTTAGTCTCGACCAGGTACTTGGCGGCGGCCTCCCGGACGCGATCGACCTTGACCGCGGCGTAGTCGTCCATGATGGTGAAGAGCCTGGCGAAGTCGCCGTAGAGGACCTCGGTCGCGCCGAGCTGGTTGGCCCGGCCGGCGGCCGTCTGCAGGCCCTGGTAGAATCCGGTCCGGATGATGTTCAGGGCCTTGTCGAATTCCTGCGGGGTGATGCCGCCCGTCCGGACCTTGGCCAGCTCCTCTTCGAGGACCCGCTCGATCCGGTCCAGGTCGGCCCCGGGCCGGGGCTTGATATAGATCGTGAACAGCTGGGGATCGATGGTCTCCTGGATGCCGCCGCCGACGTCGATGGCCAGCTCCTCCTCGCGGACGAGCCGGCGGTAGAGGCGGCTGCTCTCGCCCTCGAGCAGGGGCTTGGCCAGGATCGAGAGCGGCAGGAAATCGGGGTCCTTGACGCTCGGCCCGTGCCAGACGGCCAGGAAGGACGGGACCTGGGCCTCCTTGCGCATGAGGACGGCCTTGGGCCCGATCTGGGGCGGCTCGACCGTCGTAACCGGCGGCGGGGGAGGGGAGGACTTGACCGGGCCGTAATATTTCTCGATCAGGGCCATCGTTTTGGCGGGCTCGATGTCGCCGACCACGACCAGGATGGCGTTGCTCGGGGCGTAGAACGTCCGGTAATAGGCCATGACCTCGTCCCGGCGCCAGCTCAGGATGTCGCTCATCCAGCCGATGACGTCCCAGTGATAGGGATGGGCCATGATGGAGGTGGCCCGGACCGTCTCGGACAACAGGGCGTCGTTGTCGTTGTCGACGCCGAGGCGGCGCTCCGAGGCGATGACGCCCCGCTCGGACTCGAAGACCTCGGGGACGAAGGCCAGGCCCTGGATCCGGTCGGCCTCCATGGCGATCATGGCCTCGAGGGCGGCCGGCGGGAACCAGTCGGTGTAGGCGGTGAAGTCGTCGCCCGTGTAGGCGTTGTTGCTGCCGCCCCGGAACTCCATGCGGCGGTCGAACTCGCCCGGGCCGACGGCCGGCGTCCCGTTGAACATCATGTGCTCGATAAAATGGGAGACGCCGGTCAGTCCGGGCCGCTCGTTGCGCGACCCGACGCGGAAGAACGTGTACAGGGCGACGCTGGGGATGTTGTGGTCCTCGACGAGGAGGACCTTGAGGCCGTTCGCCAGCGAATGGACCTTGATGTCCTCTTTCGTGAAGGCCGCCCCGAGGGACAGGGCCAGGAGCGGCAGAGCCGCGGCCGCGAGCCAGATGTGCTTCCTCATGCGTACACCTCCGACGGTCAATGTCGACATTATATCATCCCAGGCCGAGGGATGTCGTCTCCGTCGATCGAAGACGGGACGGGATGATGACGCAGCGGCGTGGGGGGCCCCCCGCCCGCGCGCAGGCGCTGATGCCGGAGAGCGCTTTGAAGCGCCGAGCACGGCCGGGGGGTGACGCCGGGGGAGGAGTCATTCCGTCCCGGGGAGACGGAGAGGACGCCCGGGGCCGAACTTGACGGAATCGGCCGGGTGGATTATAAAACACGGCTAGGCCTGAAAGATGAGCGCGCCCGAGAGCGAGTACGATTTCCAGAGAGCGATGAAGCGCGTCTCGTCCTACCCCTTCATCCACAAATTCCTTCCGGCCGACCGGTACCTGGTCCGGCCGCCGGCCTCTCTCGTCGTCAAGGCCGTGTTCCGGACCGGGATCACCCCCAACCAGCTGACCCTGGCCTCGTTCGTCTTCGCCCTCCTGGCCGGCGCGGCCTATGTCGGCGGGAACCATGCCTTCTTCGCTCTCGGCGGCTGCCTGACCCTGGTCTCGACGATCTTCGACGCCGCGGACGGCATGCTGGCCCGGGCCAAGTCCATGACCAGCCGCTACGGCGCCTACCTGGACCTGTTCCTCGATCGCATAGCCGATTTCGCCGTCATGGCCGGGGCCTCCGCCGGGTACTTCCGGCACAGCGGGAGCCATGCCTTCCTCGTTTTTTCCCTGCTGACGATCGGCCTCTATTTTCTCCAGCTGGGCCTTTACTATATCAACCTGCTCTATACCCGCGCGGAGAAGAACGGCGAGGGGGCCGAGGCCAAGAGCCTGGCGGCCGTGATCATTTTCCTCGTTTCGGTGGCCGGCCACCCCGAGCTCATCCTGGCCGGGGTCTTCCTCATGGCCTTCCCCGGCGTGATCATCAAGCTGGTCCGGTTCCTGCGGAAGGGCAGGAATCCGGAGACGCCT
Coding sequences:
- a CDS encoding CDP-alcohol phosphatidyltransferase family protein — protein: MSAPESEYDFQRAMKRVSSYPFIHKFLPADRYLVRPPASLVVKAVFRTGITPNQLTLASFVFALLAGAAYVGGNHAFFALGGCLTLVSTIFDAADGMLARAKSMTSRYGAYLDLFLDRIADFAVMAGASAGYFRHSGSHAFLVFSLLTIGLYFLQLGLYYINLLYTRAEKNGEGAEAKSLAAVIIFLVSVAGHPELILAGVFLMAFPGVIIKLVRFLRKGRNPETPAAR
- a CDS encoding pitrilysin family protein, whose amino-acid sequence is MRKHIWLAAAALPLLALSLGAAFTKEDIKVHSLANGLKVLLVEDHNIPSVALYTFFRVGSRNERPGLTGVSHFIEHMMFNGTPAVGPGEFDRRMEFRGGSNNAYTGDDFTAYTDWFPPAALEAMIAMEADRIQGLAFVPEVFESERGVIASERRLGVDNDNDALLSETVRATSIMAHPYHWDVIGWMSDILSWRRDEVMAYYRTFYAPSNAILVVVGDIEPAKTMALIEKYYGPVKSSPPPPPVTTVEPPQIGPKAVLMRKEAQVPSFLAVWHGPSVKDPDFLPLSILAKPLLEGESSRLYRRLVREEELAIDVGGGIQETIDPQLFTIYIKPRPGADLDRIERVLEEELAKVRTGGITPQEFDKALNIIRTGFYQGLQTAAGRANQLGATEVLYGDFARLFTIMDDYAAVKVDRVREAAAKYLVETNKTVGRLVPEGGAK